In Anaerostipes hadrus ATCC 29173 = JCM 17467, a single genomic region encodes these proteins:
- the ilvA gene encoding threonine ammonia-lyase, which produces MLELKDFEAAYNKVQEVVLPTKLIKSDYFSDQTGNDVYLKPENMQLTGAYKIRGAYYKISTLSEEEKAKGLITASAGNHAQGVALAAARQGVKATIVMPTTTPLLKVNRTKDLGAEVILHGDVYDEACAHALDLAAEHGYTFVHPFDDPTVATGQGTIAMDIFKELPTVDYILVPIGGGGLATGVSTLAKLLNPKIKVIGVEPAGAACMKASLEAGKVVSCDHVSTIADGTAVQTPGKIIFPYIQENLDDIITVEDEELIPCFLDLLENHKMLAENSGLLTIAALKHLDVKNKKVVSIISGGNMDVITIASLVQHGLIMRDRIFTVSVFLPDKPGELNKVSDVIADAQGNIIKLEHNQFVSINRNSAVELTITMEAFGTEHKNKIIKSLKKAGYDPKMRNSTSVY; this is translated from the coding sequence ATGTTAGAACTAAAAGATTTTGAAGCTGCATATAATAAAGTGCAGGAGGTTGTCCTTCCTACCAAGCTGATCAAAAGTGATTATTTTTCAGATCAGACAGGAAACGATGTTTATCTAAAACCTGAGAACATGCAGTTGACTGGAGCTTACAAGATCCGTGGTGCATATTACAAGATCAGTACATTATCTGAAGAAGAAAAAGCAAAAGGATTGATCACAGCATCTGCTGGAAACCATGCACAGGGTGTTGCATTGGCAGCAGCAAGACAGGGAGTCAAAGCAACGATCGTTATGCCAACAACCACTCCACTGTTAAAGGTTAACAGAACAAAAGATCTTGGAGCAGAAGTGATCCTTCATGGAGATGTTTATGATGAAGCATGTGCACACGCATTAGACCTTGCAGCAGAACATGGATATACATTTGTTCATCCATTTGATGACCCAACGGTTGCAACAGGGCAGGGAACGATCGCAATGGATATCTTTAAAGAACTTCCAACCGTAGATTACATCCTTGTACCAATCGGTGGAGGCGGACTTGCAACAGGTGTTTCAACACTTGCCAAACTGTTAAATCCAAAGATTAAAGTGATCGGTGTAGAACCAGCAGGAGCAGCATGTATGAAAGCTTCATTAGAAGCAGGAAAAGTAGTGTCATGTGATCATGTCAGCACGATCGCAGATGGTACAGCAGTACAGACACCAGGAAAGATCATTTTTCCATATATTCAGGAAAACCTTGATGATATCATCACAGTAGAAGATGAAGAACTGATCCCATGTTTCTTAGACTTGTTAGAAAATCACAAGATGTTAGCAGAAAACTCTGGATTACTAACAATTGCAGCATTAAAACATCTGGATGTTAAGAATAAGAAAGTAGTTTCTATCATCAGTGGTGGAAATATGGATGTCATTACGATCGCATCTTTAGTACAGCATGGATTGATCATGAGAGATCGAATCTTTACGGTATCTGTATTCCTTCCAGACAAACCAGGAGAGTTAAATAAAGTTTCTGATGTGATCGCAGATGCACAGGGAAATATTATCAAACTAGAGCATAACCAGTTCGTAAGTATCAACAGAAATAGTGCGGTAGAACTTACGATCACAATGGAAGCATTCGGTACAGAACATAAAAATAAGATCATTAAATCCTTGAAAAAAGCAGGATATGATCCTAAAATGAGAAATTCTACATCTGTATATTAA
- the ftsY gene encoding signal recognition particle-docking protein FtsY translates to MSEKKGFFKRLAQGLSKTRDNIASSFDSIFSGFSGIDEDFYEELEEILIMSDMGIDTTMNIIEDLKKKVKENKIKEPEECRQLLIDSIKDQMRLEDSAYDFIDKKSVVLVIGVNGVGKTTSVGKLAASLKGQGKKVLLAAADTFRAGAIEQLKEWSNRAGVDIISQAEGADPAAVVYDAVAAAKARDVDVLLCDTAGRLHNKKNLMNELSKINRIIQKEYSEAYLETLIVLDGTTGQNAMAQAKQFKEATDISGIILTKLDGTAKGGIAIAIQSELGIPVKYIGIGEQVDDLQRFDPDMFVNALFEKGEEN, encoded by the coding sequence ATGTCAGAGAAAAAAGGATTTTTTAAAAGACTTGCACAGGGATTAAGTAAAACAAGAGATAATATTGCCTCAAGTTTTGACTCTATTTTCAGCGGATTTTCTGGAATAGATGAGGATTTTTATGAAGAGCTGGAAGAGATTTTGATCATGAGTGATATGGGAATTGATACAACAATGAATATCATTGAAGATCTGAAGAAAAAAGTAAAAGAAAATAAGATCAAAGAGCCGGAAGAATGCCGACAGCTTTTGATTGATTCTATTAAGGATCAGATGAGACTGGAAGATAGTGCTTATGATTTTATTGATAAAAAGAGTGTCGTTCTTGTCATTGGAGTAAATGGTGTAGGAAAAACAACATCTGTTGGAAAACTTGCAGCATCATTAAAAGGACAAGGAAAAAAAGTATTACTGGCAGCTGCGGATACATTCCGTGCTGGAGCGATCGAACAGCTCAAAGAATGGTCAAATCGTGCTGGGGTTGATATCATCAGTCAAGCAGAGGGTGCAGATCCTGCGGCTGTTGTATATGATGCGGTAGCAGCAGCAAAAGCAAGAGATGTCGATGTGTTGTTATGTGATACAGCAGGACGACTTCATAATAAGAAGAATCTGATGAATGAGTTAAGCAAGATCAATCGTATCATCCAAAAAGAATACAGTGAAGCTTATTTAGAGACACTGATCGTCTTAGATGGAACAACTGGACAAAATGCCATGGCACAGGCAAAACAGTTTAAAGAAGCAACAGACATTTCAGGAATTATTTTGACGAAATTAGATGGAACAGCAAAAGGCGGAATCGCGATCGCAATCCAGTCAGAACTTGGAATTCCAGTAAAATACATTGGTATTGGGGAACAGGTTGATGATCTTCAGAGATTTGATCCAGATATGTTTGTCAATGCATTATTCGAAAAAGGAGAAGAAAATTAA
- the smc gene encoding chromosome segregation protein SMC, producing the protein MYLKSIEVNGFKSFAHKMIFKFEHGITGIVGPNGSGKSNVADAVRWVLGEQRAKQLRGSRMEDVIFSGTELRKPMGSAYVAITLDNSDHSLPIQFEEVTVARRVYRSGESEYLINGSACRRKDIVELFFDTGIGKEGYSIIGQGQIEQILSGKPEERRELFDEAAGIVKYKKNKLETQKSLEIERENLVRVTDILTELERQVGPLKKQSERAREYLLLRDQLKDEDVKLFLLENQNLEKELKELDEKIEIAQREINEANQTLAKAKEKYGKQEEFLDHLKQEIETITAHISEMKLTKQKKEGKIQVLNEQINTEHMRESMYLESKDKLYKDLNEKKAQLKRFEAETEEIRKEYESVMEQKIQKESEVALYQKQIQDLEREQEEIEIRVNAVREGRMRVAGAIERSQTVKEQLNVRIIGLDHQIEEIKRQINDQEKEKDSSSQKIEEINEKKKRSEIECHNAKRIEETLIAERRQIQEQMDQKREKYHRVRSNYETMRNMAERYDGYGFGIKKVMEQQAVTSGIIGAVADIIKVEEKYETAIETALGGSIQNIVTDTQKTAKKMIEYLKKNRYGRVTFLPLDAVKGKEFARKEILLEPGVIGAANQLVIYDEVYKDLFASLLGQILVVKDMDAGIKIANKYHHSVRIVTLDGDSLNRGGAMSGGAFKNKSNLLGRSREVEELKKKLDRWTKAITEDEEKYHENEKKLKEYQQNMIDLEKEMQEISLELNTQQMSQSAIKRRKEELDNRHEQLSIQRQQLEEELRNAEDDADRLQDEQVDLESANEQDEERIKEISEILEHLRKHAEQHAMEVSKVHMQLSKESQKLEFQENNQERVRSEIEHLSEEVQENQKDTGSINENVKALKQQIGHLKESCEAMERKIIEDQNRHQKMQEEVKEKEVLYKDILKEREEMLERISGYDKEMYRLESQRENRKGKKKELLDYMWENYEITYHQAKQRIDLDETQSLTKVKETISELKNKIKNLGPVNINAVEDYKEVSERYEFMQKQHEDIVTAEAHLTGLMEELEDAMRRQFNAKFKDIKRVFQEVFVELFGGGEARLELTDDDVLESGIRIIAQPPGKKLQNMMQLSGGEKALTAISLLFAIQNLKPSPFCLLDEIEAALDDSNVTRFAKYLHKLTKDTQFIVITHRRGTMMAADVLYGITMQEKGISTQVSVNLIENDLDE; encoded by the coding sequence ATGTATTTAAAAAGTATTGAGGTCAATGGCTTTAAATCTTTTGCCCATAAAATGATCTTTAAATTTGAACATGGGATCACAGGAATCGTAGGTCCAAATGGAAGTGGAAAGAGTAACGTTGCAGATGCTGTTCGATGGGTGCTTGGAGAACAAAGAGCAAAACAGCTTCGTGGTTCTAGAATGGAAGATGTTATTTTTTCGGGGACAGAGCTTCGAAAGCCGATGGGATCTGCTTATGTTGCGATCACATTAGATAACAGTGACCATAGTCTGCCAATCCAGTTTGAAGAAGTAACAGTTGCCAGAAGAGTCTATCGTTCTGGGGAAAGTGAATATTTGATCAACGGAAGTGCCTGCCGAAGAAAGGATATTGTAGAACTTTTTTTTGATACAGGAATCGGAAAAGAGGGATATTCGATCATCGGACAGGGACAGATCGAACAGATCTTAAGTGGAAAACCGGAAGAGAGAAGAGAATTATTTGATGAAGCAGCAGGAATTGTTAAATACAAGAAAAACAAGCTGGAAACACAAAAATCTTTGGAAATCGAACGTGAGAATCTGGTACGAGTTACAGATATCTTAACGGAATTGGAACGTCAGGTTGGACCGCTTAAGAAACAGTCAGAACGTGCGAGAGAATATCTGTTGTTAAGAGATCAGTTGAAAGATGAAGATGTGAAGTTGTTCCTGCTTGAGAATCAGAATCTTGAGAAGGAATTAAAAGAGCTGGATGAAAAGATAGAAATCGCTCAGCGGGAGATCAATGAGGCAAATCAGACACTTGCCAAAGCAAAAGAGAAATACGGAAAACAAGAAGAGTTTTTGGATCATTTAAAACAGGAAATCGAAACGATCACTGCTCATATTTCTGAAATGAAGCTTACAAAGCAGAAAAAAGAAGGAAAGATTCAGGTTTTAAATGAACAGATCAATACAGAACATATGCGTGAGAGTATGTATCTGGAGTCTAAGGATAAGCTGTATAAAGATCTGAATGAAAAGAAAGCACAGTTAAAGAGATTTGAGGCAGAGACAGAAGAAATTCGTAAGGAATATGAATCTGTCATGGAACAAAAGATACAAAAAGAAAGCGAAGTTGCATTGTATCAGAAGCAGATTCAGGATCTGGAGAGAGAACAAGAAGAGATTGAAATCCGAGTGAATGCTGTCAGAGAAGGCCGTATGCGGGTGGCTGGAGCGATTGAGCGTTCCCAGACTGTGAAAGAACAGCTAAATGTCCGGATCATAGGACTGGATCATCAGATAGAAGAAATAAAACGGCAGATCAATGATCAGGAAAAAGAAAAAGATTCTTCTAGTCAGAAGATCGAAGAGATCAATGAGAAGAAAAAACGATCTGAGATCGAATGTCATAATGCCAAGAGAATCGAAGAAACATTGATAGCGGAACGCCGTCAGATTCAGGAACAGATGGATCAGAAAAGAGAGAAATATCATAGAGTGCGTTCCAACTATGAAACAATGCGGAATATGGCAGAACGTTATGATGGATATGGATTCGGGATCAAGAAAGTGATGGAACAACAGGCCGTGACATCTGGGATCATTGGAGCTGTTGCGGATATCATTAAAGTGGAAGAAAAATACGAAACAGCGATCGAGACAGCTCTGGGTGGAAGTATTCAGAACATTGTAACGGATACGCAGAAAACAGCGAAGAAGATGATCGAATATCTGAAGAAGAATCGTTATGGAAGAGTTACGTTTTTGCCGCTGGATGCAGTGAAGGGAAAAGAATTTGCAAGGAAAGAAATTCTTTTAGAACCAGGGGTGATCGGGGCAGCCAATCAACTTGTGATCTATGATGAAGTATATAAGGATTTATTTGCATCACTGCTTGGACAGATTCTTGTTGTAAAAGATATGGATGCAGGAATTAAAATTGCAAATAAATATCATCACAGTGTAAGGATCGTAACGCTTGATGGGGATTCTTTAAACCGAGGCGGTGCAATGTCTGGAGGTGCTTTTAAGAATAAGAGCAATCTGCTTGGAAGATCCAGAGAAGTTGAAGAATTAAAGAAGAAGCTGGATCGATGGACGAAAGCAATCACAGAAGATGAAGAAAAATATCATGAAAATGAAAAAAAACTCAAAGAATATCAGCAAAATATGATAGACTTAGAGAAAGAGATGCAAGAAATCTCTTTGGAATTAAATACACAGCAGATGTCACAATCTGCGATCAAGCGAAGAAAAGAAGAGCTTGATAATAGGCACGAACAGTTAAGTATACAGAGACAACAACTGGAAGAAGAATTAAGGAATGCGGAAGATGATGCTGACAGACTGCAAGATGAACAGGTAGATCTTGAAAGTGCAAATGAGCAGGATGAAGAAAGGATCAAGGAGATCAGTGAGATTCTTGAACATCTTAGAAAACATGCCGAACAGCATGCAATGGAAGTTTCCAAGGTTCATATGCAGTTAAGCAAAGAATCACAGAAGTTAGAATTTCAGGAGAATAATCAGGAGCGAGTAAGATCTGAGATCGAACATCTATCAGAAGAGGTTCAAGAAAATCAGAAAGATACTGGAAGTATCAATGAGAATGTAAAAGCATTAAAACAGCAGATTGGACATTTAAAAGAATCATGCGAAGCAATGGAACGAAAGATCATAGAAGATCAGAACAGGCATCAGAAGATGCAGGAAGAAGTGAAGGAGAAAGAAGTCCTTTATAAGGATATCCTTAAAGAACGCGAAGAGATGCTTGAACGTATCAGTGGATATGACAAAGAAATGTATCGTCTGGAGAGTCAGAGAGAGAATCGCAAAGGAAAGAAAAAAGAGCTTTTGGATTATATGTGGGAGAATTACGAGATCACATATCATCAGGCAAAACAGAGGATCGATCTGGATGAGACGCAGAGCCTTACAAAAGTTAAGGAAACGATCTCTGAGTTAAAAAATAAGATCAAGAACCTTGGACCAGTTAATATCAATGCAGTCGAAGATTATAAAGAAGTTTCCGAACGTTACGAATTTATGCAGAAACAGCATGAAGATATCGTGACAGCAGAAGCACATCTGACAGGTTTGATGGAAGAACTGGAAGATGCGATGCGCCGTCAGTTTAATGCAAAGTTTAAAGACATCAAACGAGTATTTCAGGAAGTATTCGTGGAATTATTTGGTGGTGGAGAAGCAAGATTGGAACTTACAGATGATGATGTATTAGAATCTGGAATCAGGATCATTGCACAGCCTCCAGGAAAGAAACTTCAGAATATGATGCAGTTATCAGGTGGAGAGAAAGCTTTAACAGCGATTTCATTATTATTTGCGATCCAGAATTTAAAACCATCTCCGTTTTGTCTCCTGGATGAGATTGAAGCGGCATTGGATGATTCAAATGTCACAAGATTTGCAAAGTATCTGCATAAACTTACAAAGGATACACAGTTTATCGTGATCACACATCGAAGAGGAACGATGATGGCAGCAGATGTTTTATATGGGATCACGATGCAGGAAAAAGGTATTTCAACTCAGGTTTCTGTAAATTTGATCGAGAATGATTTAGATGAATAA
- the rnc gene encoding ribonuclease III, translating to MDAKSVEEFQEQIGIKFHEPSRLWNAFIHSSYANERRMSKDKNNERLEFLGDAVLELVTSNYLYRTYQKESEGKLSKIRASLVCEPTLAGCARDINLGKYVLLSKGEDMTGGRSRDSILSDAFEAVIGAIYLDQGIETATKFIETYLFKDVENKVLFFDAKTNLQEIVQGEGKGRLKYVLVGEEGPDHAKIFTVEARLGENVIGTGSGHSKKSAEQHAAFEAIKRHKK from the coding sequence ATGGATGCAAAAAGTGTGGAAGAATTTCAAGAGCAGATAGGAATTAAATTTCATGAGCCATCCCGACTTTGGAATGCCTTCATTCATAGTTCCTATGCAAATGAACGAAGAATGAGCAAAGATAAGAATAATGAACGTCTCGAATTTTTGGGAGATGCAGTTCTTGAGCTGGTAACAAGTAATTATCTGTATCGCACATACCAGAAAGAATCAGAGGGAAAGTTAAGCAAGATCAGGGCGAGTCTTGTATGTGAGCCGACACTTGCAGGATGTGCAAGGGATATCAACCTTGGGAAATATGTTCTCTTAAGCAAAGGAGAAGATATGACAGGTGGAAGATCAAGAGATTCCATTCTTTCTGATGCATTTGAAGCTGTGATCGGTGCGATTTATTTAGATCAGGGAATCGAAACAGCAACAAAATTCATTGAGACATATTTATTTAAAGATGTAGAAAATAAAGTTCTGTTTTTCGATGCAAAGACGAATCTTCAGGAGATTGTTCAGGGAGAAGGAAAAGGACGATTAAAATATGTGCTTGTTGGAGAAGAAGGTCCAGATCACGCCAAAATCTTTACGGTAGAAGCACGTCTTGGAGAGAATGTGATCGGAACAGGATCAGGACATAGTAAAAAGTCAGCAGAACAGCATGCTGCATTTGAGGCGATCAAACGCCACAAAAAATAA
- the plsX gene encoding phosphate acyltransferase PlsX translates to MEKLVKVAVDAMGGDHAPGEVVKGAVDAVNEKNNLKVFLVGKAPRIHEELSKYQYKNEQIEVVNAEEEISCDESPVEAIRKKKDSSMVVALKMVKDKTADAFVSAGSSGAILVGGQFVVGRIKGIKRAPLGAVMPTAKGPMLLVDAGANMDAKAEYLLQFAQMGSIYMEDVLGIKNPRVGLVNVGVEEAKGNQLVKETGPLLKECENINYIGSIEAREIPYGAADVVVCDAFAGNIVLKLEEGLAAVLVSQIKEGMMSTLKSKIGALLAKPALKKTLKKFDASEYGGAPLLGLNGLVVKAHGSSSAKEMKNAIIQCIAFAEEDITQKIKDQIVKG, encoded by the coding sequence ATGGAGAAATTAGTGAAAGTGGCAGTTGATGCCATGGGTGGAGATCATGCACCAGGAGAAGTTGTAAAAGGTGCCGTTGATGCTGTGAATGAAAAAAACAATCTGAAAGTATTTCTTGTAGGAAAAGCACCAAGGATTCATGAAGAATTAAGCAAATATCAGTATAAAAATGAACAAATTGAAGTTGTGAATGCAGAAGAAGAAATTTCTTGTGACGAATCACCAGTAGAAGCGATTCGTAAGAAGAAAGATTCTTCCATGGTGGTCGCCCTGAAAATGGTAAAGGATAAGACTGCAGATGCATTTGTATCAGCTGGAAGTTCAGGAGCGATCCTTGTTGGAGGACAGTTTGTTGTTGGAAGGATCAAAGGGATCAAGAGAGCACCACTGGGAGCAGTGATGCCAACAGCCAAAGGTCCGATGTTATTAGTCGATGCTGGAGCGAATATGGATGCGAAAGCGGAATATCTGCTTCAGTTTGCACAGATGGGATCTATCTATATGGAAGATGTTCTTGGAATCAAAAACCCAAGAGTTGGACTTGTCAATGTCGGTGTGGAAGAAGCCAAAGGAAATCAGCTGGTAAAAGAAACAGGTCCATTATTAAAGGAATGTGAAAATATCAATTATATCGGAAGTATCGAAGCAAGAGAAATCCCATACGGTGCAGCGGATGTTGTTGTATGTGATGCATTTGCAGGAAATATCGTTCTGAAACTGGAAGAAGGATTAGCAGCAGTGTTAGTCAGTCAGATCAAAGAAGGAATGATGTCAACATTAAAGAGTAAGATCGGTGCACTATTAGCAAAACCAGCATTAAAGAAGACGTTAAAGAAATTTGATGCTTCTGAATATGGTGGAGCGCCATTACTTGGATTAAATGGATTGGTTGTAAAAGCACATGGATCTTCAAGTGCAAAAGAAATGAAAAATGCGATCATTCAGTGTATCGCATTTGCCGAAGAAGATATTACGCAGAAGATCAAAGACCAGATTGTGAAAGGATAA
- the rpmF gene encoding 50S ribosomal protein L32, whose translation MSICPKNKSSKGRRNRRRANWKMTAPTLVKCSKCGALMMPHRVCKACGSYNKKEIVSAHAE comes from the coding sequence ATGTCAATTTGTCCAAAGAATAAATCATCCAAAGGAAGAAGAAACAGACGTAGAGCAAACTGGAAGATGACTGCTCCAACACTTGTAAAATGCAGCAAATGTGGTGCTCTTATGATGCCTCACAGAGTATGTAAAGCCTGCGGATCTTACAATAAAAAGGAAATTGTTTCAGCACACGCTGAATAA
- a CDS encoding YceD family protein yields MKIQLSKIISVPKYEETVEASIDLNEIKLKGVSYPIREKNDFSIVFRNIGKDKISFAFETEVTLGIPCSRCLEEVSYPVSVQVTKELDFSDLDEEDSSYIEDKYLDLDILIFDEVVPKLPSRVLCKEDCKGLCPVCGTNLNEKECGCDRTVADPRMAAIQDIFKNFKEV; encoded by the coding sequence ATGAAGATTCAATTATCAAAAATTATTTCAGTACCTAAATATGAAGAAACCGTCGAAGCGTCAATCGATCTGAATGAGATTAAGCTTAAAGGTGTGTCTTATCCTATTCGAGAGAAGAATGATTTTTCGATTGTTTTTAGAAATATTGGAAAGGATAAGATATCATTTGCATTTGAGACAGAAGTCACGCTTGGAATTCCATGTAGCCGATGTCTTGAAGAAGTGAGTTATCCGGTTTCCGTGCAGGTGACGAAAGAATTAGATTTTTCGGATCTTGATGAAGAAGATTCTTCATATATCGAGGACAAGTATCTTGATCTTGATATACTGATCTTCGATGAAGTTGTTCCAAAACTTCCGTCCAGAGTGTTATGCAAAGAAGACTGCAAAGGACTTTGTCCGGTGTGCGGAACGAATCTGAATGAAAAAGAGTGTGGCTGCGATCGTACGGTGGCAGACCCTCGTATGGCAGCGATTCAGGATATTTTTAAGAATTTTAAGGAGGTGTAA
- a CDS encoding acetate/propionate family kinase, whose protein sequence is MKVLVINCGSSSLKYQLIDSETESVLAKGLCERIGIDGALTHQPAGKDKIKSTPAMPDHKTAIGIVIDQLTDKENGVVESLDEIGAVGHRIVHGGEKFTKSCLITDEVIKEVEECSVFAPLHNPAGLIGVRACQELMPGLPMVAVFDTAFHQTMPEKAFLYGIPRKYYDEDGIRRYGFHGTSHQFVSLETAKVLGKDIKDLKIIVCHLGNGASVTAVKGGESVDTSMGLTPLEGLIMGTRSGDLDPAIIEFIANKENKTASEVLNILNKESGVYGLSGVSSDFRDVKAARAEGNKVAAAALDAYAYRVAKYIGAYTAAMNGVDAIAFTAGLGENDDITRKAICEYLGYLGTELDEVKNDVHGETAIISTDDSKVTLLCVPTNEELMIARDTVALVK, encoded by the coding sequence ATGAAAGTTTTAGTTATCAACTGCGGAAGCTCATCATTAAAATATCAGTTAATCGATTCAGAGACAGAAAGTGTTTTAGCAAAAGGATTATGTGAAAGAATCGGAATTGATGGAGCATTAACACATCAGCCAGCGGGAAAAGACAAGATCAAATCTACACCAGCTATGCCAGATCATAAGACAGCGATCGGAATCGTTATCGACCAGCTGACAGATAAAGAAAACGGAGTTGTAGAAAGTCTTGATGAGATCGGAGCTGTAGGACATCGTATTGTTCACGGTGGAGAGAAATTCACAAAATCATGCCTGATCACAGATGAAGTTATCAAAGAAGTTGAAGAATGCAGCGTATTCGCACCACTTCATAACCCAGCGGGACTGATCGGAGTTCGTGCATGTCAGGAATTAATGCCAGGACTTCCAATGGTAGCAGTATTTGATACAGCATTCCATCAGACAATGCCAGAGAAAGCATTCTTATATGGTATTCCTAGAAAATACTACGATGAAGATGGTATCCGCCGTTATGGATTCCACGGAACATCTCATCAGTTCGTATCTTTAGAGACAGCAAAAGTCTTAGGAAAAGATATCAAAGACTTAAAGATCATCGTATGCCATTTAGGAAACGGTGCAAGTGTTACAGCAGTCAAAGGTGGAGAATCAGTAGATACATCTATGGGATTAACACCACTTGAAGGACTGATCATGGGAACACGTTCTGGAGATCTTGATCCAGCAATCATCGAATTTATTGCGAATAAAGAAAACAAAACAGCATCTGAAGTATTAAATATCTTAAACAAAGAATCAGGAGTTTACGGGTTATCAGGAGTATCTTCTGACTTTAGAGATGTAAAAGCAGCAAGAGCTGAAGGTAACAAAGTTGCAGCTGCAGCATTAGATGCATATGCATACCGTGTAGCAAAATACATTGGAGCTTACACAGCAGCTATGAATGGTGTTGATGCGATCGCATTTACAGCAGGACTTGGTGAGAATGATGATATCACACGTAAAGCAATCTGTGAATATCTTGGATATTTAGGAACAGAACTTGACGAAGTGAAGAACGATGTTCACGGAGAAACAGCGATCATCTCTACAGATGATTCTAAAGTTACACTGCTTTGTGTACCAACAAATGAAGAATTAATGATCGCAAGAGACACAGTAGCCCTTGTCAAATAA
- the pta gene encoding phosphate acetyltransferase, with product MSVIDEIKNKAKANKKTVVLPETTDMRTLTAAAEVISEGIADIILVGKEDEIKAKAEAEGLDLAKASFVDPENCDHLNTYIESLCEARKSKGLLPEDAKEILLSNPLFFGATMVRVGDADGMVAGAINSSANVLRAALQVVKTAPGTEIVSAFMLMDTQAKDMGENGCFVFADCGLNQNPNPEQLAAIASSSAKTFEQLIGATPRVAMLSHSTCGSAKHDDVTKVVEATNIAKEKYPQYLICGELQLDAAIVPEVAASKAPRSEVAGKANVLVFPDLDAGNIGYKLVQRLGGAQAFGPITQGIAKPVNDLSRGCVASDIVGAVAITCVQAAALEADK from the coding sequence ATGAGTGTTATTGATGAGATTAAAAACAAGGCAAAAGCAAATAAGAAAACTGTTGTACTGCCTGAAACTACAGACATGAGAACATTAACAGCAGCAGCAGAGGTTATCAGTGAAGGGATCGCTGATATTATTTTAGTTGGAAAAGAAGACGAGATTAAGGCAAAAGCAGAAGCAGAAGGATTAGATTTAGCCAAAGCTTCTTTTGTTGATCCAGAGAACTGTGATCATTTAAATACATATATCGAATCTTTATGTGAAGCAAGAAAGAGCAAAGGACTGCTTCCAGAAGATGCAAAAGAGATCCTGTTATCCAACCCACTGTTCTTCGGAGCAACAATGGTAAGAGTTGGAGATGCAGACGGAATGGTAGCAGGAGCGATCAACTCTTCTGCAAACGTACTTCGTGCAGCACTTCAGGTTGTTAAGACTGCACCTGGTACAGAAATCGTATCAGCCTTCATGTTAATGGATACACAGGCTAAAGATATGGGTGAAAACGGATGTTTCGTATTCGCTGACTGTGGACTGAACCAGAATCCAAATCCAGAACAGTTAGCAGCAATCGCTTCAAGCTCAGCTAAGACATTTGAGCAGTTGATCGGAGCAACACCTAGAGTTGCAATGTTATCCCATTCTACATGTGGAAGTGCAAAACATGACGATGTAACAAAAGTTGTAGAAGCAACAAACATCGCTAAAGAAAAATACCCTCAGTACCTGATCTGTGGAGAATTACAGCTTGACGCAGCGATCGTACCAGAAGTTGCAGCAAGTAAGGCTCCAAGAAGTGAAGTTGCTGGTAAAGCGAACGTATTAGTATTCCCAGACTTAGATGCTGGTAACATTGGATATAAATTAGTACAGAGATTAGGTGGAGCACAGGCATTCGGACCTATCACACAGGGAATCGCAAAACCGGTCAATGACTTATCACGTGGATGTGTAGCATCAGATATCGTTGGTGCAGTAGCGATCACATGTGTACAGGCAGCAGCACTGGAAGCAGATAAATAA